DNA sequence from the Methylomonas albis genome:
CGACTCCGAGAATATCCCGTTAATACTTGCGGGTAACCGAACAGAGCCAGTGGCGCAAGCCATCAGCATGGCTCGCGGCTTGGCGGCAGTATTTGCCTCTATGCGCCCGATGATAGAATCGGAGCTAGTCGCGCACTACCCCCCTTATGCCGAAGAATTTGAGTCGGAGAACAATTCCGCTGCCTGCGAGACCATGCCAAGCATCAGCGCGGCGAGTCAAGTGTGGCCTTACGTCGCATTGAAATTCGTATCGGTTACACCGCTGGATGGTGAGTTAATTTACGAGCTCGGTTATTCTGTTGCTTGGGACGAAGAGCATACGCTGGGTGCTCGCTTTAAAGCAGATCAATTCATTGAGCTTTGCGGGAGCGTATTGCCTCCATAAAGCTCGCGTAATCGTACGCAAGATTCGTATCATAGCCCCGATTACGCTTTGCTAATCGGGGCTATGATGGGTAAATAGAGGGCGAAGCCTTGTAGGCCGGAATAAGGAAGCGCCAAAGCTAGCCAAACGCCTAGCGGTTTATTCTGGCCTATCCTACTTAGTTTACGTTATGCAATTGGAGTCTTTGCTGATGGCGAGAAGTGACTTAGTTATTTCAAAAATGGCTGCGGTTCTGATTCCCGTAGTCGTAGGAAGTCTTCTGAGCTTGATTGTTTCTGTTGCGACTAATTACTACACGTTTCGCGTCGAACAAAACGAGACGGTTAGAAAAGAACGCATGGCGCATCTGGAACGAGCCATGACGCTCACCGCAAGATACTCGAACGATGTGGGTAAGCTCCTGGGCATCGGATTTATTACGAAGGGAGACATTACGTCTAATGATCTCGCCATTATGTCGGCTCCGACTGATACCCTCATGGAATTGAACGTAGTCATCTCGCTTTACTTTCCGCAATTGAAGAGCGACCTCGATCAAATTTTTGTCGGGCACGGGGCGATGATGCAGCGCTTCGATAATATTGTAGACACCCAAGATGAGCATCGGCGAGAAGATGCCGCCTCCTTCAATCAACGTATTCAAAAGGAGATGTCAGTTACTATGGATAGTGTTCGAAGCTTGATGAAGAAGCTCAGCGAGCTAGCCACTTAGGTCGGAATAAGTCATGTAGGGTGGCTACGGTTTTTGTGCCCACGCGGAATTGAGGCTATTCTTCCAACCAGCGAACAGAAAAGCGTTATCCGCCATTTTTGGACGCTTCACCGCGTGGGCACTAGCGTGCCCACCCTACATTTTGTGGGTAGTGATCGCCAAATCGGCTTGCTGGTAATGCCGGTAACGCTGCCGGCCGGCCTGTTTGCATTCTTCGCTGTTATCCAGTATTTCCAGGATGCGTTCGGTCGGGGCCGTGGTCGGCGGATAGAAACTCGACAGGTTGACGACAATTTTCTGCCAGCCGTCCGGGATGTTTTCGCTGCCGATCAGGATGGTGCCGGTAAATGCCGGGATTTCTCCGCGATAGATTTGGTGCGGAATAAAACTGCCGGCCCGAAAGGTCCACAGGGCTTTATCGATCTGTTCCGCTTGTTCCGCCGAATCGGTCAGTACATACGGAAAATGGCCGCTACGGTAGATTTTCTCGATCAGCTTGCAGGCAAAATCCTGGCGTTGTTGCTGGTCGTGGGTAGCCAGCACGTAGAAGCTGACTTCGGGGATGGTTGGGGGACGACTGTGTTCCATTATGCTGTTTAAGCTTCGTGCCATTTTGGAGGAGCAAGGCCTGCAGGTAAGGATTAACCGTTCGTCCTGAGCCTGTCGAAGGATGACGGGTTAATCCGTCCATGGTTCGACAGGCTCTCGGCAACTGCTCTTGCGTTGCTTTAACTCCTGCACCCGGCCACGAACGGGTTAACTTAAGCGCATTGAGCTTGGCTCTTCCTGAAAAGACCGTTAAACCGATGCGCGGTTCAGCAAATACTGGCTTACCAGCGGCACGGGCCGGCCGGTTGCACCTTTATTGGCACCGGTGCGCCAGGCGGTGCCGGCGATGTCGATATGCGCCCAGCGGTATTCTTCGGCGAATTTGGACAAAAACACCGCCGCAGTAATGCTGCCGCCGTCAGGGCCGCCGATGTTGGCCAGGTCGGCGAAGTTGGATTTCAGTTGCTCCTGGTATTCTTCCCAAACCGGCATGCGCCAAACCAAGTCGCACGCAGTTTCGCCGGCGCCAAGCAAGTCATTGCAAAGTTTGTCGTCGTTGCCGAACAGGCCGCTAGGTACTCTGCCCAAGGCCACGATGCAAGCGCCGGTCAAGGTTGCCATGTCGATGACGACGTCCGGGTTGTATTTTTTGGCGTAGGTGAGCGTGTCGCACAAAATCAGCCGGCCTTCGGCGTCGGTATTCAATACTTCTATGGTTTTGCCGGACATGCTGGTCAGGATGTCGCCGGGTTTGCTGGCGGCGCCGTCAGGTAGGTTTTCCGAGGACGGAACCAGGCCGACAATGTTCAATTTCAAGTTCAGCAGGGTGGCCATGCGCAAAAGACCTAGGACGCTAGCTCCGCCGCACATGTCGTATTTCATTTCGTCCATGCCTAAACCAGGTTTAAGCGAAATGCCGCCGGCGTCGAAAGTCAGGCCTTTGCCGATCAGGACGATGGGTTTAGTGTTGCTGTCGCCGCCTTGGTAGTCCAGGCAGATCAGTTTGGCGGGTTGGCGGCTGCCGCGCGATACGGATAGGAAAGAGCCCATGCCCAGCGCTTCCATATCGCTTTCTTCCAGGATTTCGCAATTCAGTTTGTCGTGCTCGCCAGCCAAAGCCAAGGCTTGTTCGGCTAGATGGGTGGGTGTGCAAAAATTGCTGGGCAGATCGGCCAAGTGTTTGGCGAGTTCCAAGCCTTTGGCGATGGCTATGCCTTGTTGCAGACCTGTTTCGGCTAAGGCTTTTTGGCTGTCGTCGGCGACGACGGCTAAGCTTTGCAGTGGGTTTTT
Encoded proteins:
- a CDS encoding DUF6985 domain-containing protein, which encodes MFGLFKSKIFHDSQLGEFKRSGGYWRGVIALDDSENIPLILAGNRTEPVAQAISMARGLAAVFASMRPMIESELVAHYPPYAEEFESENNSAACETMPSISAASQVWPYVALKFVSVTPLDGELIYELGYSVAWDEEHTLGARFKADQFIELCGSVLPP
- a CDS encoding DNA polymerase III subunit chi, producing MEHSRPPTIPEVSFYVLATHDQQQRQDFACKLIEKIYRSGHFPYVLTDSAEQAEQIDKALWTFRAGSFIPHQIYRGEIPAFTGTILIGSENIPDGWQKIVVNLSSFYPPTTAPTERILEILDNSEECKQAGRQRYRHYQQADLAITTHKM
- a CDS encoding leucyl aminopeptidase, with translation MDYSIESSPLDKLQSDCLLVGIFENQLLSPAATQLDRQFDGLLTKLIGRGDIKGKNAETLLINNLPDGNIARIVLLGFGERGKVSRKQYRKALVAAIKTVKDSKVSAASCALLDIDVNGVDSQWKARQVVEIFNDGLYQYSATKKVDDKNPLQSLAVVADDSQKALAETGLQQGIAIAKGLELAKHLADLPSNFCTPTHLAEQALALAGEHDKLNCEILEESDMEALGMGSFLSVSRGSRQPAKLICLDYQGGDSNTKPIVLIGKGLTFDAGGISLKPGLGMDEMKYDMCGGASVLGLLRMATLLNLKLNIVGLVPSSENLPDGAASKPGDILTSMSGKTIEVLNTDAEGRLILCDTLTYAKKYNPDVVIDMATLTGACIVALGRVPSGLFGNDDKLCNDLLGAGETACDLVWRMPVWEEYQEQLKSNFADLANIGGPDGGSITAAVFLSKFAEEYRWAHIDIAGTAWRTGANKGATGRPVPLVSQYLLNRASV